A part of Paenibacillus donghaensis genomic DNA contains:
- a CDS encoding MarR family winged helix-turn-helix transcriptional regulator encodes MTEQQPEEDRILELLQVLNKGISPKFERCAGITPTRFRVLQELFQVEEISQIALQKQIEIDAAAVTRHLRGLEESGMISRRNNPADNRVTLVSLTEHGREHIASYRQENKIFISTLLTGFNSREQTVLIDMLERLQHNIDLL; translated from the coding sequence TTGACGGAACAACAGCCTGAAGAAGACCGTATCCTTGAACTGCTACAGGTATTGAACAAGGGCATCAGTCCTAAATTCGAGCGTTGTGCCGGCATTACTCCCACACGCTTTCGTGTTCTTCAAGAGCTCTTTCAGGTGGAGGAGATCAGCCAGATCGCCCTGCAGAAGCAGATCGAAATCGATGCGGCTGCCGTCACACGGCATCTTCGAGGACTGGAGGAGAGCGGGATGATATCCAGGCGCAATAATCCTGCTGACAACAGGGTCACTCTTGTCTCGCTTACAGAGCATGGCAGGGAACATATAGCTTCATACCGGCAGGAGAATAAAATTTTTATCAGCACCTTGCTAACGGGCTTCAATAGTCGGGAGCAGACTGTGCTTATAGATATGCTTGAGCGGCTTCAGCACAATATCGACCTGCTGTAA
- a CDS encoding nitroreductase family protein → MNTTKNNNFTDIITGRRSIRKYDPSVKISKEEMTEILTEATLAPSSVNMQPWRFLVIDSPEGKAKLAPLVKFNQLQNETSAAMIAVFGDLNNFDYAEEIYGTAVERGLMPAEVKERQMGGLSKHFSTLPHEVNKDTVLIDAGLVSMQLMLAARAHGYDTNPIGGYDKEQIGEIFGMDKERYIPVMLLSIGKAAEEGYASVRLPIDRITEWK, encoded by the coding sequence ATGAATACTACAAAAAACAATAATTTCACAGACATTATTACCGGCCGCCGCTCCATCCGCAAATACGATCCGTCCGTCAAGATCAGCAAAGAGGAAATGACCGAGATTCTAACCGAAGCTACACTTGCTCCTTCTTCGGTCAATATGCAGCCATGGCGTTTCCTGGTGATTGACAGCCCGGAAGGCAAAGCCAAGCTGGCGCCTCTGGTGAAATTCAATCAACTGCAGAATGAAACCTCCGCAGCCATGATTGCCGTATTTGGAGATCTGAACAATTTCGATTATGCTGAAGAAATCTATGGAACAGCTGTGGAGCGCGGATTGATGCCGGCCGAGGTGAAGGAACGCCAGATGGGCGGATTGTCCAAACACTTCTCGACCTTGCCGCATGAAGTGAACAAGGATACCGTACTCATTGATGCCGGTCTGGTATCCATGCAGCTGATGCTTGCAGCCCGTGCCCATGGGTATGATACCAACCCTATCGGCGGTTATGACAAAGAGCAGATTGGAGAAATCTTCGGCATGGATAAAGAGCGTTACATCCCAGTTATGCTGCTGTCTATCGGCAAAGCGGCTGAAGAAGGCTATGCCTCCGTACGTCTGCCGATTGACCGAATCACCGAGTGGAAATAA
- a CDS encoding DUF1361 domain-containing protein — MRELNYPKVFILLALLSGATLGVYRMVSLQTDSFFAFLLWNLFLAWVPFLFSMSAYELDKRRILGLLLLPLGVAWLLFFPNAPYIMTDLVHLTVRKGKYIVDGEIVSRYWYDLVTLLLFTWSAWLTGFFSLYQFQTVIYRRTSLLLSWVFVLAACLLGGYGVLLGRVYRLNSWDVLTDRQQLIQLVLDSLNRQSVFFSLFVAFVLLVIYATLYCLLNVLGKGEQRVTGGRRF; from the coding sequence ATGAGAGAGTTGAATTATCCGAAGGTATTTATACTGCTAGCCCTTTTGTCTGGCGCTACCCTTGGCGTATACCGGATGGTATCGCTGCAAACCGACAGCTTCTTTGCCTTTCTGCTCTGGAATCTGTTCCTGGCGTGGGTTCCGTTTCTGTTCTCCATGTCAGCCTATGAGCTGGATAAGCGCAGAATCCTAGGCCTGCTGTTGCTTCCGCTCGGTGTGGCCTGGCTGCTGTTCTTCCCCAATGCTCCCTATATTATGACTGACCTGGTGCATCTGACGGTAAGAAAGGGTAAATATATCGTAGACGGAGAGATCGTCAGCCGGTATTGGTATGATCTGGTTACGCTGCTGCTCTTCACCTGGAGCGCCTGGCTGACCGGGTTCTTCTCCTTATACCAGTTCCAGACCGTAATCTACCGCAGAACCAGCCTGCTGCTGTCCTGGGTATTCGTACTGGCCGCCTGCCTGCTGGGCGGATATGGTGTGCTGCTGGGCCGCGTATACCGGCTGAACAGCTGGGATGTGCTGACCGACCGGCAGCAATTGATTCAGCTGGTACTGGACAGCCTTAACCGGCAGTCGGTGTTTTTCAGCCTGTTTGTGGCATTTGTGCTGCTGGTTATCTATGCTACGCTGTACTGCCTGCTGAATGTACTCGGTAAAGGAGAGCAGCGGGTAACCGGTGGACGGCGCTTCTAG
- a CDS encoding lipoate--protein ligase family protein, whose translation MISGRFNPAGTRAGAQLPPLMAVFEHLQVEEDQLLQGGQEQLIGRQSMDTQSNKGEAGDVLIPFAFEEMLCRDIGSGHAPPALHLWSHPAGLALGLRDSRLPGAARVMASLTQEGLRTAVRHSGGAAVPLDAGVVNVALLLPKSRGKLDFHDDFRLLAGLIADAVALSHPQAAAKIEAYEIKGSYCPGDFDLSIGGRKFCGIAQRRQSQAFFVHAFVVVSGLGAQRGELVRRFYADAAEGDDSLEYPRVIPETIAALGELGGPDSPAAFAAGVKTALAGRGVTLLPQEGLLQDTGYALNYSDPRVLQAAQVLRERYA comes from the coding sequence ATGATCAGTGGACGATTTAATCCGGCAGGGACAAGGGCGGGGGCGCAGCTTCCTCCGCTGATGGCGGTCTTTGAGCATCTTCAGGTCGAAGAGGATCAGCTGTTGCAGGGCGGGCAAGAGCAGCTAATAGGTAGACAGTCTATGGATACGCAGTCTAATAAGGGTGAGGCTGGTGATGTGCTGATCCCGTTTGCCTTCGAGGAGATGCTCTGCCGGGATATCGGCAGCGGTCATGCCCCGCCGGCGCTGCATCTCTGGAGCCATCCGGCCGGGCTTGCGCTAGGCCTGCGCGACAGCAGACTGCCCGGCGCTGCCCGAGTGATGGCAAGCCTTACGCAGGAAGGCCTGCGCACGGCGGTCCGGCACTCCGGCGGCGCTGCGGTGCCGCTGGATGCCGGAGTGGTAAATGTCGCGCTGCTGCTGCCCAAGAGCCGCGGCAAGCTGGATTTCCACGACGATTTCCGGCTGCTGGCCGGATTAATCGCGGATGCGGTTGCCTTAAGCCATCCGCAGGCGGCGGCGAAGATTGAGGCATATGAGATTAAGGGCTCCTACTGCCCGGGCGACTTTGATCTGTCGATTGGCGGGCGTAAGTTCTGCGGCATTGCCCAGCGGCGGCAGAGCCAGGCCTTTTTTGTGCATGCCTTTGTGGTCGTCTCCGGCCTCGGAGCGCAGCGCGGAGAGCTGGTCCGCCGCTTCTATGCGGATGCTGCGGAAGGGGACGACTCGCTGGAGTATCCGCGGGTCATCCCGGAGACCATAGCCGCCCTCGGCGAGCTGGGCGGACCGGATTCCCCCGCAGCCTTCGCCGCGGGGGTCAAGACGGCCCTGGCCGGGCGGGGAGTGACCCTGCTCCCGCAGGAAGGCCTGCTGCAGGACACGGGATATGCGCTGAACTACAGCGATCCCCGTGTTCTGCAGGCTGCGCAGGTGCTGCGGGAGCGGTACGCCTGA
- a CDS encoding ArsR/SmtB family transcription factor: MNSDIQQFKTEFFKALAHPMRIRILELLSEGEKNVNELQAILGSEGSAVSQQLAVLRAKNVVASTKEGTTVIYSLRDPLIKDLLAVAKQIFDNHLVNAISMLEGIRGE; the protein is encoded by the coding sequence ATGAACAGCGATATCCAGCAATTCAAAACTGAATTCTTCAAAGCGCTCGCCCATCCAATGCGAATCCGTATTCTGGAACTTCTCAGCGAGGGCGAGAAGAATGTAAATGAGCTGCAGGCCATTCTTGGCTCCGAGGGCTCTGCCGTATCCCAGCAGCTGGCGGTTCTGCGTGCCAAAAATGTTGTAGCCAGCACCAAGGAAGGCACCACGGTAATTTACTCTCTGCGCGACCCCCTGATCAAAGACCTCCTGGCTGTAGCCAAGCAAATTTTCGATAACCATCTGGTAAATGCCATTTCCATGCTGGAGGGCATCCGCGGCGAGTAG
- a CDS encoding putative quinol monooxygenase, whose product MIIVHATMYVNPERRTQFMEEVKPMIAATHAEEGSLFYELYEHADKENVFIMVETWRDSEAISAHNTSSHFTAFAGKASEFLTAPLELKVFNGEQVNK is encoded by the coding sequence ATGATCATTGTCCATGCAACAATGTATGTAAACCCGGAGCGCCGTACGCAGTTTATGGAAGAGGTTAAACCCATGATTGCAGCAACTCATGCAGAGGAAGGCAGCCTGTTCTATGAGCTGTACGAGCATGCCGATAAGGAAAATGTATTTATCATGGTGGAGACCTGGCGCGATTCCGAGGCGATTTCCGCCCACAATACCAGCAGCCATTTCACTGCCTTCGCAGGCAAAGCCAGTGAGTTCCTGACTGCGCCGCTTGAATTGAAGGTATTCAACGGTGAACAGGTTAACAAGTAA
- a CDS encoding carbon-nitrogen family hydrolase, translated as MRISLIQFDIAFGNPGANYAAAQQLIHQAAADKPDCIILPELWTTGYDLQRLTEIADPDVRDTQLLMSGLAKQYGVNIVAGSIASRRSDGITNRMLVFDRQGSLVGDYSKLHLFRLMDEHLYLQPGEAKGLFTIDGTPCAGLICYDIRFPEWVRAHTALGAEVLFISAEWPLPRLSHWRALLISRAIENQCYVVACNRSGSDPSNVFAGHSLIIDPWGEIVCEAAEGSSILCGELDLKQVRQIRSQIPVFSDRRPELY; from the coding sequence ATGCGCATATCTCTGATCCAGTTCGATATAGCATTTGGCAATCCGGGGGCGAATTATGCTGCTGCCCAGCAACTAATTCATCAGGCTGCCGCCGATAAACCGGATTGCATCATCCTGCCTGAGCTGTGGACCACCGGTTATGACCTGCAGCGCTTGACCGAAATAGCCGACCCCGACGTCCGGGATACCCAGCTTCTGATGTCCGGGCTGGCCAAGCAATACGGGGTCAACATTGTGGCCGGCTCTATAGCCAGCCGCCGCTCTGACGGCATAACGAATCGGATGCTTGTGTTCGACCGCCAGGGCAGCCTTGTCGGTGACTACAGCAAGCTCCATCTGTTCCGGCTGATGGATGAACATCTATACCTGCAGCCGGGAGAAGCCAAAGGGCTGTTTACAATCGACGGCACTCCATGCGCAGGCTTGATCTGCTACGATATCCGGTTTCCGGAATGGGTGCGTGCGCATACGGCGTTGGGTGCGGAGGTATTGTTCATCAGCGCGGAGTGGCCGCTGCCCCGCCTCTCCCATTGGCGCGCCTTGCTGATCAGCCGGGCGATCGAGAACCAGTGTTATGTCGTTGCCTGCAACCGGTCCGGAAGTGACCCGAGTAATGTTTTTGCCGGCCATTCCCTGATCATTGATCCTTGGGGGGAGATTGTCTGTGAAGCGGCGGAAGGGTCAAGCATCCTGTGCGGGGAGCTTGATCTGAAGCAAGTGCGGCAGATCCGCAGCCAAATTCCGGTATTCTCCGACAGGAGGCCGGAGCTGTATTGA
- a CDS encoding ThuA domain-containing protein: protein MGSGKALALGSYTEVKYHPFSGVDHELEQIMAPELQVDCSEDYSLLSKQTLAEYELVIAYTEFSDIPLAQEQSAALLSYVAEGGGLLAVHNGISLQRNQELGLLLGAHFTHHPEYTALQIGIPAREHPIMQGIDDFVIEDEPYYFERTPHFESTILAEYPHDGAMRAAAWCHSFGLGRVVYLMPGHHLPSFSSEPFRKMILRGGMWAAGRL from the coding sequence ATGGGAAGCGGCAAAGCACTGGCATTAGGAAGCTATACTGAAGTTAAATACCATCCGTTCAGCGGTGTGGACCATGAGCTGGAGCAGATTATGGCTCCGGAGCTGCAGGTGGATTGCTCGGAGGATTACAGCCTGCTGTCCAAGCAGACGCTGGCTGAATATGAATTGGTGATTGCCTACACCGAATTCTCCGATATTCCGCTGGCGCAAGAGCAGAGCGCAGCGCTGCTCTCCTATGTTGCAGAAGGCGGTGGGCTGCTTGCTGTACATAACGGCATCTCACTGCAGCGCAATCAGGAGCTGGGGCTGCTGCTGGGAGCCCATTTTACCCACCACCCCGAGTATACTGCTCTGCAGATCGGTATTCCCGCGCGGGAGCATCCCATTATGCAGGGGATTGATGATTTCGTAATTGAGGATGAGCCATATTATTTCGAGCGGACACCGCATTTCGAATCGACCATCCTGGCAGAATATCCGCATGACGGAGCGATGAGAGCTGCGGCCTGGTGCCATTCCTTCGGGTTGGGCCGTGTGGTGTATCTGATGCCGGGACATCATCTGCCCTCCTTCTCCTCCGAGCCTTTCCGCAAGATGATCCTTAGGGGCGGCATGTGGGCGGCAGGCAGGCTGTAG
- a CDS encoding copper amine oxidase N-terminal domain-containing protein, with amino-acid sequence MRTRNLALALSLGVVLAAGGGEGAWLASAAAAPAEGTTAAESLAVPRILVNGSRLTLAANPYIKRGRVMVPLRGMAEGIGAKVLWDAATRTATVKRGDHEARITAGSSAALKNGRQAELDAPAEVKRGVMYIPLRFSAESLGGRVTWSAKTASAAITLPLASDTARELIKEQADKAVAALKSGDWAAIAGMSTAQGIRFSPYGYVDRNDRVLSRDQLANAAQDKEAYVWGAYDGSGEAIKLTFAEYAEKFIYSSDFAAAPQIGYNKTIGMGNTLNNVHQVYPDAIVVEYHYDGFDPQYAGMDWESLRLVFQKEGSQWRLAGIIHDQWTI; translated from the coding sequence ATGAGAACAAGAAATCTGGCACTGGCCTTGAGCTTAGGTGTGGTGCTTGCTGCAGGCGGAGGCGAAGGGGCATGGCTGGCTTCAGCGGCGGCAGCGCCGGCGGAAGGGACAACAGCAGCGGAGAGCCTGGCTGTTCCCAGGATTCTGGTCAACGGAAGCAGGCTGACTCTTGCGGCGAACCCTTATATCAAGCGAGGGCGGGTGATGGTTCCGCTGAGAGGCATGGCGGAAGGAATAGGGGCGAAAGTGCTCTGGGACGCAGCCACACGTACAGCAACCGTGAAGCGCGGCGACCATGAGGCGCGGATTACGGCGGGCAGCTCTGCGGCGCTGAAGAACGGCAGGCAGGCGGAGTTGGATGCGCCTGCCGAAGTGAAGCGGGGAGTCATGTATATACCGCTGCGGTTCTCGGCCGAAAGTCTGGGCGGCAGGGTGACCTGGAGTGCCAAGACGGCTTCGGCGGCCATCACCTTGCCGCTGGCCTCGGATACAGCCCGCGAGCTGATTAAGGAGCAGGCGGACAAGGCGGTGGCTGCGCTGAAGAGCGGCGATTGGGCAGCCATCGCCGGGATGAGCACCGCCCAGGGTATACGGTTCTCACCCTACGGGTACGTGGACCGCAATGACCGGGTGCTGAGCCGTGATCAGCTGGCTAATGCTGCACAGGACAAGGAAGCCTATGTGTGGGGCGCTTACGATGGCAGCGGGGAGGCGATCAAGCTTACTTTTGCCGAATATGCAGAGAAGTTTATCTACAGCTCTGACTTCGCAGCCGCACCGCAGATCGGTTACAATAAGACGATAGGTATGGGCAATACGCTGAACAATGTGCATCAGGTATACCCGGACGCCATTGTGGTGGAATATCATTATGACGGATTCGATCCGCAGTACGCCGGTATGGACTGGGAAAGTCTGCGGCTCGTGTTCCAGAAAGAAGGTAGTCAGTGGAGACTAGCGGGCATTATTCATGATCAGTGGACGATTTAA
- a CDS encoding DUF2569 domain-containing protein: protein MGMIQPGYDRIELKPDSPRGLGGWMILVQLGLYVSIARLVSLIINYVIPAFQPEIWDVLTTPGSAAYDPLWKPALIFEAAANIFFLLGAVFLLVLMYRKKATFPRWMIFYYAGNLLVLIIDYVLMDNIQILKDMNEPNSTQEIARMLVSCIIWIPYMIRSRRVHNTFIN from the coding sequence ATGGGGATGATTCAACCAGGTTATGACAGGATAGAGCTGAAGCCTGATTCACCGAGGGGGCTGGGCGGGTGGATGATTCTGGTGCAGCTGGGGCTGTATGTTTCGATAGCCCGTTTGGTATCCTTAATTATCAATTACGTCATTCCCGCTTTTCAGCCGGAGATATGGGATGTGCTGACCACTCCGGGCAGTGCGGCCTATGATCCGCTCTGGAAGCCGGCGCTGATCTTCGAAGCTGCAGCCAATATTTTTTTCCTGTTGGGCGCGGTATTTCTGCTGGTGCTGATGTACAGGAAGAAAGCGACCTTTCCGCGCTGGATGATTTTCTATTATGCCGGTAATTTGCTGGTGCTGATTATTGACTATGTACTGATGGACAATATTCAGATTCTGAAGGACATGAATGAACCGAACTCCACCCAGGAAATTGCCCGAATGCTGGTTTCCTGCATCATCTGGATTCCTTATATGATCCGATCGAGACGAGTGCATAACACTTTTATTAATTAG
- a CDS encoding SulP family inorganic anion transporter — MTGRGRFKGYNLASLRKDIISGTIVGVIAIPLGMAFAIASGVKPEYGIYTTIVAGILISLFGGSRFQIGGPTGAFIPILFAIGMEYGYENLLIAGMMAGVILVIMGLLKLGVLIKFIPRPVTIGFTAGIAVIIFSGQIANFLGLRDMERHESFVDNMKEIGLHLSTINGYSILTAGICLAVVMLTIRFAPKVPGSLVGLLCATVMAVLFFSGKVTTIGSAYGDIPGTLPSFHIPVITWERIRLLIRPAFVIALLGAIESLLSAVVADGMTSTRHNSNRELIGQGIANIAAPLFGGIPATGAIARTATNIKNGAVSPVSGVVHGVVVFLILLLFAPYASNIPLAAMAPILMVVAWNMSERKAFLHLLKTRTGDSLVLCITFLLTVFADLTLAVEVGLVLAVVLFVKRMGEVHLVSKVLPDPSSVKVEAHMVTENHDCPQIGIYNVEGPLFFGAAYRFENTMPGFGPQQPKIILMRMGKVPFMDTTGESNLAELVKQLQQGGGKLLISSIQPQALELLKKTGLYDTIGAAQFFEHTGEAINAALGSIDCGKCIGCSHAAFRECAALSAMDTASAPRGHKPRVLPGVARELSGGI; from the coding sequence ATGACAGGGCGCGGCCGTTTCAAAGGCTACAATCTTGCCTCTTTGCGCAAGGATATTATTTCAGGGACAATCGTCGGCGTTATTGCCATCCCACTTGGGATGGCATTTGCTATTGCTTCCGGTGTGAAACCGGAATATGGAATTTACACTACTATCGTTGCCGGTATTCTAATCTCGTTGTTCGGCGGTTCCCGCTTCCAGATCGGCGGCCCAACAGGGGCATTCATTCCGATTCTGTTCGCCATTGGCATGGAGTACGGTTATGAGAATCTGTTGATTGCCGGGATGATGGCAGGTGTAATTCTTGTCATTATGGGCTTGCTGAAGCTGGGTGTGCTGATCAAATTTATCCCAAGGCCGGTAACGATAGGCTTCACTGCAGGAATTGCAGTTATTATCTTCAGCGGGCAAATTGCCAACTTTCTCGGACTAAGGGACATGGAGCGGCATGAGAGCTTTGTGGACAATATGAAAGAGATCGGTCTTCATCTGTCGACGATTAACGGCTACAGCATTCTGACGGCAGGCATCTGCCTGGCTGTGGTGATGTTAACGATCCGGTTTGCCCCCAAGGTGCCCGGGTCACTGGTCGGTTTGCTCTGTGCAACGGTCATGGCGGTCCTCTTCTTCAGCGGCAAAGTAACAACCATTGGCTCGGCTTATGGAGATATTCCCGGTACGCTGCCAAGCTTCCATATTCCGGTGATTACATGGGAACGTATCCGGCTGCTCATTCGGCCGGCATTTGTCATTGCCCTGCTGGGCGCCATTGAATCCCTGCTCTCGGCCGTGGTAGCAGACGGCATGACCAGCACCCGCCACAACAGCAACCGGGAGTTGATCGGCCAAGGGATTGCTAACATCGCTGCACCGCTGTTCGGCGGCATTCCTGCCACCGGCGCGATTGCCAGAACAGCTACCAACATCAAGAACGGAGCTGTATCTCCGGTGTCGGGTGTCGTTCATGGCGTAGTGGTATTTCTGATTCTGCTCCTGTTCGCTCCGTATGCTTCCAATATTCCGCTCGCAGCCATGGCACCGATATTGATGGTGGTAGCCTGGAACATGAGCGAACGCAAGGCATTCCTGCATCTGTTGAAGACCCGGACCGGGGACTCGCTGGTGCTGTGCATTACGTTCCTGCTGACCGTATTTGCCGATCTGACACTGGCGGTTGAAGTAGGGCTGGTGCTGGCGGTCGTCCTGTTTGTCAAAAGGATGGGTGAGGTCCACCTGGTATCGAAGGTGCTTCCCGATCCGTCATCGGTCAAGGTAGAAGCGCATATGGTGACGGAGAATCATGACTGTCCGCAGATAGGAATCTATAATGTGGAGGGTCCGCTGTTCTTCGGCGCAGCCTACCGTTTTGAGAATACCATGCCGGGCTTCGGACCGCAGCAGCCCAAGATTATCCTGATGCGCATGGGCAAGGTGCCGTTTATGGACACTACCGGCGAGTCCAATCTGGCGGAGCTGGTGAAGCAGCTGCAGCAGGGCGGAGGCAAGCTGCTGATCTCAAGCATCCAGCCGCAGGCGCTGGAGCTGCTGAAGAAGACCGGGCTGTACGATACCATCGGCGCAGCCCAGTTCTTCGAGCATACCGGTGAAGCAATCAATGCTGCACTGGGAAGCATCGATTGCGGCAAATGCATCGGCTGCAGCCACGCCGCCTTCAGGGAGTGCGCCGCCTTGTCCGCGATGGACACGGCTTCCGCACCGCGCGGGCATAAGCCGCGCGTACTGCCCGGCGTGGCCCGTGAATTAAGCGGCGGCATCTGA
- a CDS encoding MGMT family protein: protein MTPFTEKVIRIIQSIPEGKVMTYGGIARAAGSPRAARQVVRILHSMSRSYKLPWHRVVNAKGAISLTEDEAHSQQLLYLLGEGIVMNALGLIDLEHYQHHPELDIDDEPGSGPNGPA, encoded by the coding sequence ATGACACCATTCACAGAGAAAGTAATCCGTATTATCCAGTCCATTCCGGAGGGGAAAGTGATGACTTACGGAGGGATTGCCCGTGCTGCAGGAAGTCCGCGCGCTGCCAGGCAGGTCGTCCGCATCCTTCATTCCATGAGCCGCAGCTACAAGCTGCCCTGGCACCGTGTAGTTAATGCCAAAGGGGCCATTTCGCTGACAGAGGACGAAGCCCACTCACAGCAGTTGCTGTATTTGCTGGGCGAAGGGATCGTTATGAATGCCTTGGGCTTAATTGATCTGGAGCATTACCAGCACCACCCTGAACTGGACATAGACGACGAACCGGGAAGTGGACCGAATGGCCCAGCCTAG
- a CDS encoding CHAD domain-containing protein, protein MTTEQQTKDRQLSKTRQWEQALVILYANFRDYSKKALDKFDEEDIHQTRVNSRKLLTLLSILDPEHTSGLYPVFKKSQKRLGKVRDADVLIASFKDRRQAAKQEGSKKVAGLLKAVIKHQKDKRKIYRRKLAEQLPRLVNKELDRLWDTFLREQLEPLVSKRDANVVMRELEVAFEQQKKTCKTIFREQDSGSGEAFEALHQLRIAAKELRYTASSASFALSQKFHAHEQMFQEIQDQLGLINDKRVWLETLDSIGREKLEIGRKTWNAFTDALRAEVLEALQQNEVVPVATRTKS, encoded by the coding sequence GTGACAACCGAACAGCAGACCAAAGACCGCCAGTTAAGCAAAACCAGACAATGGGAGCAGGCGCTGGTCATTCTGTATGCCAATTTCCGCGATTACAGCAAGAAGGCACTCGACAAATTCGACGAGGAGGATATTCATCAGACGCGGGTTAACAGCCGCAAGCTACTGACCCTTTTATCCATCCTGGACCCGGAGCACACCTCAGGCCTCTATCCTGTATTCAAAAAATCCCAAAAACGACTGGGCAAGGTCAGAGATGCCGACGTGCTGATCGCCTCATTCAAGGACAGGCGCCAAGCAGCGAAACAGGAAGGCAGCAAGAAAGTTGCCGGGTTGCTGAAGGCTGTCATTAAACACCAGAAGGATAAGCGCAAGATCTACCGCAGGAAGCTCGCCGAGCAGCTGCCGAGACTGGTCAATAAAGAGCTGGATAGGCTGTGGGACACTTTTCTACGGGAGCAGTTGGAGCCGCTGGTATCCAAAAGAGACGCCAACGTTGTGATGCGGGAGCTGGAGGTGGCATTTGAGCAGCAGAAAAAAACCTGCAAGACCATCTTCCGCGAACAGGACAGCGGATCGGGAGAAGCTTTCGAGGCACTGCATCAGCTACGGATTGCTGCGAAGGAGCTGCGCTATACCGCCAGCAGTGCCTCATTCGCTCTAAGCCAGAAGTTTCATGCCCATGAGCAGATGTTCCAGGAGATTCAGGACCAGCTGGGCCTGATCAACGATAAGCGGGTATGGCTGGAAACGCTTGATTCCATTGGCCGCGAAAAGCTGGAGATAGGCCGCAAAACCTGGAATGCCTTCACCGATGCGCTGCGCGCCGAGGTGTTGGAAGCACTGCAGCAGAATGAAGTCGTGCCTGTGGCCACCAGAACGAAATCATAA